Proteins from a single region of Chryseomicrobium sp. FSL W7-1435:
- a CDS encoding HRDC domain-containing protein has protein sequence MSFFKNVLKGLTAKNELTEPKLYYSADEESSSVRQLQRLVESQDPSIDVKKVEDHLKLFAIGQSGEKNVLYELQHTHMPMLILHDLYIEYKNYSAQLDFVVITRQFILLLEVKRLFGNIHVTEKGEFQRVIVKNNRVVNKEGMYSPINQVRRQVSLVDKLLKENKLIKQCPVTYAVTFANPKTIIDMAKKAPRDVQSHVIRHDQITSYLASEVAKNSPVDFPDFKMYEIADMLLKYRKDKVLNLSDYTIQTEVLSEEPTPQIVVTVQEEVVSSSDNREELRASLSEFRKELAKRTNRKAYYIFTNQTLESLLDKQPQTRAELMKIDGIGPKKVEEFGDDLLVILSGKSVTVS, from the coding sequence ATGTCTTTCTTTAAGAACGTGCTGAAAGGTCTTACAGCTAAAAATGAGCTAACAGAACCTAAGCTTTATTATTCCGCAGATGAAGAATCGTCTTCAGTCCGACAGCTGCAACGATTAGTCGAGAGCCAGGATCCTTCTATCGATGTCAAAAAAGTGGAAGATCACCTTAAACTTTTTGCGATTGGTCAGTCAGGGGAAAAGAATGTGCTTTATGAATTACAACACACGCACATGCCTATGCTTATCCTCCATGATCTCTACATAGAATATAAAAATTATTCAGCTCAACTAGACTTCGTTGTCATTACCCGGCAGTTCATTTTATTGTTAGAAGTGAAAAGGCTGTTCGGCAACATTCATGTGACTGAAAAAGGAGAATTTCAGCGAGTCATCGTGAAGAACAACCGAGTAGTAAACAAAGAAGGCATGTACAGTCCCATCAATCAAGTCCGGCGCCAAGTTAGTTTAGTAGATAAACTATTGAAAGAAAACAAGCTGATCAAACAGTGCCCTGTCACCTATGCGGTTACATTTGCCAACCCGAAGACGATTATCGATATGGCGAAAAAAGCACCACGCGATGTGCAGTCTCACGTGATTCGGCATGACCAAATCACTTCCTATCTTGCAAGTGAAGTTGCCAAAAATTCACCCGTTGATTTTCCAGACTTCAAAATGTACGAAATAGCAGACATGCTCCTTAAATACAGAAAGGATAAAGTATTGAATCTATCTGACTACACGATCCAAACTGAAGTTTTAAGTGAAGAACCAACTCCACAAATCGTTGTGACTGTACAAGAGGAAGTTGTCTCGTCTTCTGATAACCGAGAAGAACTGAGAGCCTCTTTATCGGAATTTCGAAAAGAACTTGCGAAACGAACAAACCGCAAAGCTTATTACATTTTCACCAATCAAACACTCGAATCCCTTCTCGACAAACAACCACAGACTCGAGCAGAGCTTATGAAGATTGATGGCATCGGACCGAAAAAAGTCGAGGAGTTTGGTGACGATTTACTTGTGATTTTATCAGGTAAGTCGGTTACGGTTTCTTGA
- a CDS encoding serine/threonine protein kinase, with translation MEHPWNQAIDALSTVHVKSNPNNEPVTVSGDAGEFKCIGVGTDAAVFQNPSQPMYAYKIYDADKLDKVEVEASVYKQLGDSPYFPTCYAARGEVLVLSYESGTTLFDCILQGVHIPKQAVQDVEDARDYVRSKGLNPRDIHLKNILLQDGRAKIIDVSEYVLPGNDFRWEHLKRGYDQYYHLIDGSSVPFWLVETVRKWYNQTGEGSSYEEFTNKVMKFLFKK, from the coding sequence ATGGAACATCCTTGGAACCAAGCAATCGATGCTCTTTCCACCGTACACGTAAAATCAAACCCTAATAATGAACCGGTCACAGTAAGCGGCGATGCTGGGGAGTTTAAATGTATTGGTGTCGGCACAGACGCTGCTGTTTTTCAGAACCCCTCGCAACCGATGTATGCTTATAAAATCTACGATGCAGATAAATTAGATAAAGTAGAAGTGGAAGCCAGTGTTTACAAACAACTTGGCGACTCTCCCTACTTCCCGACTTGTTACGCAGCTCGTGGTGAAGTTTTAGTTCTTAGTTATGAATCTGGTACCACCCTGTTTGACTGCATCTTGCAAGGGGTTCATATTCCAAAACAAGCCGTTCAAGATGTGGAAGATGCGCGAGACTATGTACGAAGCAAAGGGTTAAATCCACGCGATATTCATTTGAAGAATATCTTGTTGCAGGACGGGCGAGCAAAGATTATAGATGTCTCTGAATATGTCCTTCCGGGGAACGATTTCCGCTGGGAGCACTTGAAACGTGGATACGATCAGTACTACCATTTGATTGACGGGAGCTCGGTCCCGTTTTGGCTTGTAGAGACTGTTCGTAAGTGGTACAACCAAACCGGCGAGGGTTCTTCTTATGAAGAATTCACGAACAAAGTCATGAAGTTTTTGTTTAAGAAATAG
- a CDS encoding cupin domain-containing protein codes for MYYIPVVYPCPHCLQNYGWQPTHHGRPTTIRDHGPYPYTVNIEEATLQNNNFRTALWTGDHLQVTLMSIGVGEDIGLEMHPDVDQFIRIEQGQGLTEMGTRRNCLTYKRRVKDDYAIIIPAGYWHNLTNTGNVPLKLYSIYAPPNHPFGTVQPTKPGALEF; via the coding sequence ATGTATTATATCCCGGTAGTTTACCCGTGTCCTCATTGCCTACAAAACTATGGGTGGCAGCCCACTCATCATGGAAGACCAACAACCATTCGAGACCATGGTCCCTATCCCTATACAGTGAATATTGAGGAAGCCACACTGCAAAATAACAACTTCCGAACGGCCCTCTGGACAGGTGATCATTTGCAGGTCACCTTGATGAGTATTGGTGTGGGAGAAGATATTGGTCTCGAGATGCACCCAGATGTTGACCAATTTATTCGAATTGAGCAAGGACAAGGTTTGACTGAGATGGGCACACGCCGAAATTGCTTGACTTACAAACGCCGCGTCAAAGATGACTATGCCATCATCATTCCGGCCGGGTACTGGCACAATCTGACCAATACTGGAAACGTACCACTCAAGCTCTACTCCATCTATGCGCCACCGAATCACCCGTTTGGTACCGTGCAACCGACGAAACCTGGCGCACTAGAATTTTAA
- a CDS encoding glucose 1-dehydrogenase — translation MSKVAIITGAGSGIGQATAYRLAKEGVNIAVVDISEDNGQLTVEQLKQKGVDAIFIKADVSKVEDVKNYVDKTVEHFGQIDYFFNNAGISGSGKEFLETDISEIEQIVGINLLGALYGIRYVGEIMIKNGGGSIVNTSSSAGVIGQNTVVTYSATKHALVGITKSLVAEYGSRGLRVNAVAPGPTETPMVKAYFDANPAMKEAASKGIPQQRLGTSEEVAELVTFLLTSPAQYVNGEVIAIDGGFTNTKF, via the coding sequence ATGAGCAAAGTAGCTATCATCACAGGTGCAGGTAGTGGAATCGGACAAGCAACAGCTTATCGACTGGCTAAAGAGGGCGTTAATATCGCAGTTGTGGATATTAGTGAAGACAACGGGCAGTTGACGGTTGAGCAATTAAAGCAAAAAGGTGTCGATGCGATTTTCATCAAGGCAGATGTGTCAAAAGTGGAAGACGTAAAAAACTATGTGGATAAGACAGTGGAACACTTTGGACAAATTGATTATTTCTTCAACAACGCAGGAATCTCAGGGAGCGGGAAAGAATTTTTAGAAACTGATATTAGTGAAATCGAACAAATCGTCGGGATTAACTTACTTGGTGCACTTTACGGAATTCGCTATGTCGGTGAAATCATGATCAAAAATGGCGGAGGGTCTATCGTCAATACCTCTTCTAGTGCAGGGGTGATTGGTCAAAACACGGTTGTCACTTACTCTGCAACTAAACACGCACTTGTTGGAATTACAAAGAGTTTAGTTGCTGAATATGGCTCTAGAGGGTTACGTGTAAATGCGGTTGCCCCAGGACCGACGGAAACTCCTATGGTAAAAGCTTATTTTGATGCCAATCCAGCTATGAAAGAGGCAGCTTCTAAAGGAATTCCTCAACAGCGACTTGGAACGTCAGAAGAAGTGGCAGAGCTGGTCACTTTCCTACTTACGTCTCCGGCCCAATACGTCAATGGAGAAGTCATTGCTATAGACGGAGGATTTACAAACACCAAGTTTTAA
- a CDS encoding DUF3951 domain-containing protein, which yields MGIAYTLAIFGIVGFILYKVLIKKSIPTSNFSPVDEFTTGIKPDTDQKFPLEDTRHHIPYEESIRVEEKDDRQRDL from the coding sequence ATGGGAATTGCTTACACACTTGCGATATTTGGAATCGTCGGATTCATTCTCTACAAAGTTCTTATCAAAAAGTCTATCCCTACCAGCAACTTTTCACCCGTTGACGAGTTTACTACAGGCATCAAACCGGATACTGATCAAAAGTTTCCACTTGAAGATACACGTCATCATATTCCTTATGAAGAAAGTATTCGCGTAGAAGAGAAAGATGATCGGCAGCGAGATTTATAA
- a CDS encoding carbon-nitrogen hydrolase family protein, whose amino-acid sequence MKVAVIQLNSKQDKQKNLLKIEQFIREAASFGAELVALPENCNFLGNGNTFQAEEIPSGETTTLLSKLAKELKIFIHAGSITESFTKDKSYNTSFVIAPTGEIISIYRKIHLFDIEISGVSSYKESDAIEPGSKSEMVELPFGQAGMSICYDLRFPELYRKYALAGAKILFVPAAFTRYTGMLHWEPLLRARAIENQCYVIAAGQHGNYLPGKDCYGNSMIIDPWGTVVARASEGEGIAIAELKEDLVASARQSIPCLQHRREDLY is encoded by the coding sequence ATGAAAGTAGCAGTAATCCAACTAAATTCCAAACAAGACAAACAAAAAAATCTACTCAAAATTGAGCAGTTTATTCGAGAAGCCGCTAGTTTTGGTGCAGAACTCGTAGCACTTCCGGAAAATTGCAACTTTCTTGGGAATGGGAATACCTTTCAGGCGGAAGAAATCCCTAGTGGTGAAACGACAACTTTGCTGAGTAAGCTAGCAAAAGAATTAAAGATTTTTATTCATGCGGGTAGTATTACAGAATCTTTCACAAAAGATAAGTCCTATAATACTAGTTTTGTCATAGCTCCCACTGGAGAAATCATCAGCATCTATCGCAAAATCCACTTGTTTGATATTGAAATTTCTGGAGTTTCTTCCTATAAAGAGTCAGATGCCATTGAACCAGGAAGCAAATCGGAAATGGTAGAATTGCCGTTTGGACAAGCGGGAATGAGCATCTGTTACGATTTGCGTTTCCCAGAATTGTACCGAAAGTATGCATTGGCCGGAGCTAAGATTCTTTTCGTCCCAGCAGCCTTTACTCGTTACACAGGTATGTTGCACTGGGAGCCACTGCTACGCGCCAGAGCCATCGAAAATCAGTGTTATGTTATTGCGGCGGGTCAACATGGCAACTATCTTCCTGGGAAAGATTGCTACGGCAATAGTATGATTATCGATCCTTGGGGCACAGTTGTAGCTCGTGCATCGGAAGGCGAAGGGATAGCCATCGCGGAATTAAAGGAAGATCTCGTAGCTTCGGCTCGCCAAAGTATTCCGTGCTTGCAACACCGAAGAGAAGATTTGTACTGA
- a CDS encoding carbohydrate kinase, translating into MKIYSLGEVLIDFTPRQNEAAPLVPLYEQNPGGAPANVAVMAAKLGADSRLLAKVGQDMFGKFLIDYLTREKVDVSLVTTTQAVMTPLAFVSIGEDGDRDFAFYRTPGADTKLTIDDVSQAHFTADTILHIGTLSLTDEPSRSATYHALDLAQEAGSLISFDPNIRFSLWETKELVRDQIHQVLPFVDLVKLSEEELSFLWPDLSPEAACQELATTYGITLLIVTQGEKGCSYFRDDKLEYIEGFPANAIDTTGAGDAFWGTVLAGIAKTISTKLDLEKVHISRILREANAAGSLTVERRGGIPALPNTDEIHEVVQDN; encoded by the coding sequence ATGAAAATTTATTCACTGGGTGAAGTGCTTATTGATTTTACGCCACGTCAGAATGAAGCGGCTCCGTTAGTTCCTCTCTACGAGCAAAATCCAGGTGGTGCACCTGCAAATGTTGCTGTTATGGCAGCAAAATTAGGAGCTGATTCTCGTTTACTGGCCAAGGTCGGTCAGGACATGTTTGGTAAATTCCTTATCGATTATTTAACTCGTGAAAAAGTCGATGTGTCGCTAGTAACAACAACACAAGCTGTAATGACGCCTCTCGCTTTTGTCTCCATTGGTGAGGACGGAGACCGTGATTTTGCGTTTTATCGAACGCCAGGTGCAGACACGAAACTAACAATAGACGATGTGTCGCAAGCACACTTTACTGCGGATACGATTCTTCATATCGGCACACTTTCTTTAACAGATGAGCCTTCTCGAAGTGCGACATACCATGCATTAGATCTCGCGCAAGAAGCAGGCAGCTTAATATCTTTCGATCCAAATATTCGCTTCTCCCTATGGGAAACTAAAGAATTAGTAAGAGACCAGATTCATCAAGTCTTGCCTTTTGTGGATTTAGTGAAATTATCGGAGGAAGAACTGTCCTTTTTATGGCCGGATTTATCTCCGGAAGCGGCTTGCCAAGAACTCGCAACGACTTATGGAATCACTCTCCTTATCGTCACGCAAGGTGAAAAAGGCTGTAGTTACTTCCGAGACGATAAGTTGGAATATATCGAAGGGTTCCCAGCAAACGCAATAGATACCACTGGAGCAGGTGATGCTTTTTGGGGGACCGTGCTTGCAGGTATTGCGAAGACGATTTCAACTAAGTTAGACTTAGAGAAAGTGCACATCTCACGAATTTTACGAGAAGCGAATGCAGCCGGAAGTCTCACAGTCGAAAGACGTGGAGGGATACCAGCGTTGCCGAACACTGATGAAATTCATGAAGTAGTACAAGACAACTAG
- a CDS encoding YeeE/YedE family protein: MTTIRVQPADEAQDPVERDSLKLNPPQTKLIVGGLIAFGLLFVYLLATQDIVQPVLLIIGLLLGYTLFHARFGFTSAFRRLMSVGNGQAMRAHMVMLAVAVSLFAPILAFGLSFFGGPVAGYVSPVGVSLIVGAFIFGIGMQLGGGCASGTLYAIGGGRTVMFVTLIFFIVGATIGAYHLPFWTEEMPAFEPISLATSTGLGYGGAWAVSIALFGIIAWITVLIEKKRKSPKMAPLPTEHGWKRIFRGSWPLFAAAIILAVLNAVTLMTRGTPWGITSAFALWGSKIAETFGVDVASWGYWQGANAASLQATIFADSTTILNFGVILGAFLASAAGGLFKFSKVTPGNFMASVIGGLLMGYGARLAFGCNIGAYFGGIASFSLHGYVWGIMAIGGTFLALYLRPLFGLSVPKSSDSVC; this comes from the coding sequence ATGACAACTATTCGTGTACAACCAGCTGATGAGGCGCAAGATCCAGTCGAGCGTGACTCGTTAAAATTGAATCCTCCTCAAACTAAACTCATTGTTGGTGGACTCATAGCTTTTGGCCTTTTATTTGTTTATCTGCTTGCCACTCAAGACATCGTGCAACCTGTTCTATTAATCATCGGACTCTTACTAGGGTACACCTTATTCCATGCGCGGTTTGGATTCACTTCCGCATTCCGACGATTGATGTCAGTAGGAAATGGACAAGCAATGCGCGCGCATATGGTCATGCTAGCAGTAGCAGTCAGCCTATTCGCACCAATTCTAGCGTTTGGTCTATCATTTTTTGGCGGACCAGTCGCTGGCTACGTTTCGCCAGTCGGGGTTAGCTTAATTGTTGGAGCCTTTATTTTTGGTATCGGCATGCAGTTAGGAGGAGGCTGTGCTTCCGGAACCTTGTATGCAATTGGCGGGGGACGAACAGTCATGTTTGTGACCTTAATTTTCTTTATTGTCGGAGCAACTATTGGCGCGTATCATTTACCGTTCTGGACAGAAGAAATGCCAGCATTTGAGCCGATTTCTTTAGCCACTTCAACGGGACTTGGATATGGTGGGGCATGGGCAGTTTCCATTGCTCTATTCGGAATCATTGCATGGATCACAGTGCTAATTGAGAAAAAGAGAAAATCACCAAAAATGGCCCCTCTTCCAACAGAACATGGGTGGAAGCGAATTTTCCGTGGGTCATGGCCACTGTTTGCTGCAGCAATCATCCTTGCAGTGTTAAATGCAGTGACGTTGATGACACGAGGAACGCCGTGGGGAATTACCTCTGCATTCGCATTGTGGGGCTCAAAAATTGCTGAAACATTTGGCGTGGATGTAGCGAGTTGGGGCTACTGGCAGGGAGCGAACGCAGCTTCTTTACAAGCCACTATTTTCGCAGATTCAACTACAATTCTAAACTTTGGCGTCATTCTTGGTGCCTTCCTGGCTTCTGCAGCAGGTGGTTTATTCAAGTTTTCTAAAGTAACTCCAGGAAACTTCATGGCTTCTGTTATTGGTGGTTTATTGATGGGTTACGGTGCGCGACTTGCATTTGGCTGCAACATCGGTGCTTACTTCGGAGGAATCGCTTCGTTCAGTTTACACGGTTACGTATGGGGAATCATGGCAATCGGAGGAACATTCCTCGCCCTCTACTTACGGCCATTGTTTGGACTATCCGTACCCAAATCATCCGATTCGGTTTGTTAA
- a CDS encoding MerR family transcriptional regulator, whose translation MLTIKQLADISGVTTRTLRHYDEIGLLKPAELSDAGYRLYSEKEVDQLQQILFFRELEFPLQVILTLLKEQKFDELLVFENHRKLLLKKQKRLTEILETLEKTIEAKRGGSTMTNEEKFTGLKTRLIAENEERYGAEVRENYGDAVVDASNAKMMGLSEEDFQQMKHIELELLEILKHATPANDVESKEAKQLVDLHKAWISYTWPQYSADAHKGLAEMYVADERFSHYYNQHVPGAAEYLRNSIHRWAK comes from the coding sequence ATGCTTACAATCAAGCAACTTGCCGACATTTCAGGAGTGACGACACGGACACTGCGACACTATGATGAAATCGGCTTATTAAAACCAGCTGAGTTGTCAGACGCAGGCTATCGCCTTTATTCCGAGAAAGAGGTTGATCAGCTGCAGCAAATCCTGTTTTTTCGAGAACTTGAGTTTCCGTTACAAGTGATTTTGACGCTTTTGAAAGAGCAAAAATTTGATGAACTTTTAGTATTCGAAAACCATCGAAAGCTGCTTTTGAAGAAGCAAAAAAGGCTTACTGAAATCCTTGAGACACTTGAGAAAACGATTGAAGCGAAACGGGGAGGAAGTACGATGACAAATGAAGAGAAGTTTACGGGTCTGAAGACACGGTTAATTGCTGAAAATGAAGAACGCTATGGTGCGGAAGTGCGTGAAAACTATGGTGATGCTGTTGTTGATGCGAGCAATGCAAAAATGATGGGATTGTCAGAAGAAGACTTTCAACAGATGAAGCATATCGAACTAGAATTGCTTGAAATTCTAAAACACGCAACACCAGCAAATGATGTGGAATCAAAAGAGGCTAAGCAACTTGTTGACCTTCATAAAGCATGGATTAGCTACACCTGGCCTCAGTATTCGGCCGATGCGCACAAAGGACTTGCAGAAATGTATGTGGCCGATGAGCGATTTAGTCACTATTACAATCAACATGTTCCTGGTGCTGCCGAGTATTTACGAAACAGTATTCATCGGTGGGCTAAATGA
- a CDS encoding helix-turn-helix transcriptional regulator, with protein MKTKLKELRARHGINQTELAKRAKISRQTVSLIEREEFMPSLLIATKISRVFQEPIEEIFQFDEEELK; from the coding sequence ATGAAAACGAAGCTGAAAGAATTGCGAGCCCGGCACGGCATCAATCAGACGGAGCTAGCCAAGCGAGCCAAGATATCTAGACAAACTGTTAGTTTAATCGAGCGAGAAGAATTTATGCCTTCATTATTGATAGCCACTAAAATATCACGTGTGTTTCAAGAGCCGATTGAAGAAATTTTTCAGTTTGACGAGGAGGAATTAAAATGA
- a CDS encoding DUF3169 family protein produces MKKNLLKNGIFMILGAFTGFFITTYFLGDNPTFTFPDLADPFSVSLMIMTAVLLMFSVLGYLKIKHTASKTFTGDEEDLVESKMYRSYSDASLANLVAMVASLVGICISILTEQPIWLVLYFVVTLFSSAAVSFLFPSLMKLMYPERDLPSITDKDYAQKLLEKSDDGEKHVMLGGFYKSHQTTNSLLFASILLLLFYSMATGNSQVAGILIIAFALITINTQYMITIRNK; encoded by the coding sequence ATGAAGAAAAACTTACTTAAAAACGGGATTTTTATGATACTTGGTGCTTTCACTGGATTTTTCATTACCACTTATTTTTTAGGAGATAATCCTACATTCACATTTCCAGACTTAGCTGATCCATTTAGTGTGTCGCTGATGATCATGACTGCAGTATTGCTCATGTTTTCTGTTTTAGGCTACCTGAAAATAAAACATACAGCTTCCAAAACCTTCACGGGAGATGAAGAAGATCTCGTAGAAAGTAAAATGTATCGTTCCTATTCAGATGCCAGCTTGGCAAATTTAGTTGCAATGGTTGCCAGCTTAGTAGGTATCTGTATAAGTATTCTCACAGAACAACCAATTTGGTTAGTGCTCTACTTTGTAGTGACATTGTTTAGTAGTGCGGCGGTATCGTTCTTATTCCCGAGCTTAATGAAGCTAATGTACCCTGAGCGAGATTTACCTTCCATCACAGACAAAGATTACGCTCAAAAATTACTTGAAAAGTCGGATGACGGTGAAAAGCATGTCATGTTAGGTGGTTTCTACAAATCTCACCAAACAACCAATTCCTTATTGTTCGCATCCATATTGTTATTGCTGTTTTACTCCATGGCCACTGGAAACTCTCAAGTAGCTGGGATTCTTATCATTGCGTTTGCTTTAATTACTATTAACACGCAGTACATGATCACTATCCGAAATAAATAA
- a CDS encoding histidine phosphatase family protein produces MTSFLLIRHCSATGQEPDAPLTTEGLTQANHLAAALADYPITRILSSPYIRAVDTILAYSKLKKIPIELDDRLKERVLSSTNLPDWLEKLEQTFIDPSLSFEGGESSVGATTRIVEVLNEGEISEGDYCVVVTHGNLAALLLHSISADFGFKGWQSLSNPDVFEITWEKENKNFKRLSL; encoded by the coding sequence ATGACTTCTTTTCTGCTGATTCGACACTGTTCTGCTACTGGCCAAGAACCTGACGCACCGTTAACTACTGAAGGTTTGACTCAAGCAAATCATCTTGCAGCAGCTCTTGCTGACTATCCCATTACACGTATTTTATCCAGTCCCTATATTCGTGCTGTTGATACGATTCTTGCGTATTCAAAGTTAAAGAAAATCCCGATTGAACTTGATGACCGTTTGAAAGAGCGAGTTTTAAGTTCAACTAATCTTCCTGACTGGTTAGAGAAACTGGAACAGACGTTTATTGATCCTTCTCTGAGTTTCGAGGGCGGGGAATCTAGCGTAGGAGCGACCACTCGAATTGTCGAAGTTCTAAATGAGGGTGAAATAAGTGAGGGTGACTATTGTGTCGTAGTCACTCATGGGAATCTTGCAGCATTGCTTCTACATTCTATTTCAGCGGATTTTGGTTTTAAAGGTTGGCAGTCACTAAGCAACCCGGATGTTTTCGAGATTACTTGGGAGAAAGAGAATAAGAACTTTAAACGTTTGTCTCTCTAA
- a CDS encoding LacI family DNA-binding transcriptional regulator, translating into MATIRDVAKHAGVSVATVSRYLNGKGYVSTDTAKAVQAAIAELSYEMNAVARSLTTKQSNLIGLILPDITNPFFPELARAVEDVALTYGYTVVLCNSDENPIKEKNYIETLEKKYVAGFIVTSSQQNRELYMKLNKPMVALDRPIDSSIPCVISSNRQGVKESTRSLIESGSQQVLFVEGPDYIQSASERKQGFEEAMLEAPNVTEHHIQANFHFDESYEKVKAYLINHPEVDGIVTSSDVAALGAIRACTELGKAIPEDIQIIGFDGIQLGEMLSPPLSTVRQDIYKLGAMAARILIKQVENEPLEKMYYEVPVEIVHRGTTRSETS; encoded by the coding sequence ATGGCAACGATTCGAGATGTAGCAAAACACGCAGGCGTATCAGTTGCCACGGTTTCTCGCTATCTAAACGGCAAAGGTTATGTGAGCACGGATACGGCGAAAGCAGTTCAAGCGGCTATTGCAGAGTTAAGTTATGAAATGAATGCGGTCGCCCGAAGCTTGACTACGAAACAGTCTAACCTGATTGGCCTTATTCTACCGGATATCACCAACCCGTTCTTTCCAGAACTAGCGCGTGCAGTCGAAGATGTGGCACTCACGTATGGCTACACGGTGGTCTTGTGTAACTCAGACGAAAATCCGATAAAAGAAAAAAACTATATAGAAACACTCGAAAAGAAATACGTGGCTGGCTTCATCGTCACATCCAGTCAGCAGAATCGAGAACTTTACATGAAGTTGAACAAGCCCATGGTGGCTCTTGACCGACCGATTGATTCATCGATTCCCTGTGTAATTTCAAGCAATCGACAAGGCGTGAAAGAAAGCACGAGAAGCTTGATTGAAAGCGGCAGCCAACAAGTGCTGTTCGTGGAAGGTCCAGATTATATTCAATCGGCAAGTGAGCGAAAGCAAGGATTTGAAGAAGCGATGCTGGAAGCGCCAAACGTGACAGAGCATCACATTCAAGCCAACTTTCACTTCGATGAATCGTATGAAAAAGTCAAAGCCTACTTGATCAATCATCCCGAAGTAGACGGAATTGTGACTAGCAGTGACGTGGCAGCGCTTGGTGCTATTCGTGCCTGTACAGAACTAGGGAAAGCAATCCCTGAAGACATTCAAATTATCGGCTTTGATGGCATTCAACTTGGAGAAATGCTGTCACCACCGCTTTCGACTGTACGGCAAGACATCTACAAGCTTGGCGCCATGGCCGCTCGCATATTGATCAAACAAGTGGAAAACGAACCACTCGAAAAAATGTACTACGAAGTTCCGGTTGAAATCGTTCACCGGGGAACGACAAGGAGTGAGACATCATGA
- the rbsK gene encoding ribokinase, which translates to MITVIGSINMDLVVRTDNFPKQGETRLGDLFATIPGGKGANQAVAAARLGAEVTMLGVVGKDAFGQELTKTLQDEGIHTTAIQSVDEPTGIANILVSNQDNRIIVVPGANHVWDEQMVAEMKRLIPKSKVVIFQLEIPIDMVKKGLAICQEHSVQAILNPAPTDAFTEELLHFNALLTPNESEAETIWGSEWKQKIKALPNKVVVTLGKEGAMYPSEVSDEYVTGYPVEVVDTTGAGDTFNGALAYGLAQDWNLAKSIEFANAAASLSVEALGAQTGMPNVDSVLERMRR; encoded by the coding sequence ATGATTACAGTCATCGGCAGCATCAATATGGACCTCGTCGTCCGCACAGACAATTTTCCGAAACAAGGAGAAACACGACTGGGCGATTTGTTTGCAACAATTCCAGGAGGAAAAGGGGCCAACCAAGCAGTCGCAGCCGCTCGATTAGGTGCTGAAGTCACAATGCTAGGCGTTGTTGGCAAGGATGCTTTTGGCCAAGAGCTAACAAAAACGCTTCAAGACGAAGGAATTCACACAACAGCTATCCAAAGTGTGGATGAACCGACCGGTATCGCAAACATTCTTGTCTCTAATCAAGACAACCGCATTATCGTTGTACCAGGTGCCAATCATGTATGGGATGAGCAGATGGTTGCTGAAATGAAGCGACTCATTCCAAAAAGCAAAGTAGTCATCTTTCAATTAGAGATCCCAATCGACATGGTGAAAAAAGGGCTAGCCATTTGTCAGGAGCACAGCGTACAGGCGATTCTCAACCCTGCACCGACAGATGCCTTCACAGAAGAATTGCTGCACTTCAACGCACTGCTGACTCCAAATGAATCAGAAGCAGAAACGATATGGGGTTCAGAGTGGAAACAAAAAATCAAAGCGCTACCAAATAAAGTCGTTGTCACCCTCGGAAAAGAAGGGGCGATGTATCCAAGTGAAGTGTCTGATGAATATGTAACCGGTTACCCAGTCGAAGTAGTCGACACAACGGGAGCTGGAGATACATTCAATGGAGCACTTGCTTATGGACTTGCGCAAGACTGGAATCTAGCAAAATCAATTGAATTTGCCAATGCGGCTGCCTCTCTTTCAGTAGAAGCACTTGGGGCACAGACGGGAATGCCAAACGTCGATTCCGTTTTAGAAAGGATGAGACGATGA